In Rutidosis leptorrhynchoides isolate AG116_Rl617_1_P2 chromosome 6, CSIRO_AGI_Rlap_v1, whole genome shotgun sequence, the DNA window TGATCCCTGCACCACTAAAATTTATCCGTACGCCAGTACTGCTTTATATGGTTGTACAGTACAATATTATAATGCATGTTTAGTGGTGTGCATATACTTTTGGTGGTGTATGGATCATCACCCATAATTAAAGTCCCTTGAGTTAGTCAAGAGCATGGCGACATATTTAATTTTAGTTTATCCTTCGATAATTAGCTGACGTGTGTCTTAATTTCTTTGCCAGACATCAAAATCTTGGGACTTCAAGTAGAAATAGTCATTATTTGAATTGGGTTCTATATATCTTTCTaactgttattttttttatataattaggtACGTGATTACATCCATGTTGTTGACCTGGCGAATGGGCATATTGCTGCGTTGAAAAAACTGTTTGATCCTACCATAGGTGCGTTTCTTTTTTGCATTTTTGATACGCAAAGCTTAAGTTACAATGcgacattttctgaatgttgttgaTTTGTGACATATATAGGTTGTGAAGTTTACAATTTGGGCACAGGAAAAGGGACTTCTGTTTTAGAGTTGGTATCAGCGTTTGAAAAAGCATCCGGAAAGGTACTTACTTTTTATAAGTTTTCATGTTATATGATATTATCGAAGTAAGAACATACTCCGGTTTATAAATTGTCCGTTAAAATCTGTCGATTTGGGTTTTGGTGAATATTTCTTTAGTTGATTATTTTGGAGAGAATTTTAGATGGCATTATGATTATTATCTATTGATTATGTGAAATATTGATATCAAAGTATTTTTGCTTCAGAAAATTCCTTTGGTAAAAACTGGCAGACGACCTGGTGACGCTGAGATCGTATATGCGTCAACCGCAAAGGCAGAACGTGAGTTGAACTGGAAGTAAGTGTTCATGTTCTTCATTATCTGTATGCATGAATTAGGTTTGTCTTGTGGGTTGAATCTAAACTCCTTTCGGCTAAAATAATTAATTTTTTATTACTTGTTCTTATATCTGTTAGTGACAAATATAATTACCAAACTATACTGCATCAATAGGGATCTAGGCTTTTGATTCAGTAAATCAGGAGTTACTAGCATTGAACTTATACTTTTAGAAATTGGGCGAGTTTTGACCCGTTTGACTTGTTAGCTATAAGTTGTACTGAAATAAACCCATTCATAAGTAGTGCCACCAAAATGGTTACATGTGTTCATCTTTGAGGTTTTGGTTATGTATGTTTTGGGTCGTAATTGCAGGGCGGAGCATGGAATTGAAGATATGTGCAGAGATCAATGGATTTGGGCCTGCAACAACCCTTACGGTTATCAGACTGAAAAAACACAATGAAAGAAAAGTCATACGTTAATATGTTATTTGGTGGTTCATTTGCATATAGCCTGAAATATTTAGAAAATGTTTTATTGAAACTAAAAAGTTTTTAGGCTTTCGTATCGACAGTCCCCTCCCTTTTAGTATAGCCATCTGTACATGATATTCTGATATATTTTTAATAATGTGAGTGATAAGATCTTCATTCTTCAATAATGTTAAGTAGTCGACCACACCTTATGGTGCATGATTTGAATATGTGATTTGATCAAATCAGAACTTTGCAAAGGAGATCGAAAATGAAAGATATCTACAGAATGTAATATGCTAATTTTAATATAGTTTTTTATATAATCATGTTGCTGAGACATAGTTGTTAGTTTAAATGTCATAAATTTGAGAAAGTAGCACTCATCCACACCTTTGCATCATGTATATACAAATCTACACAACCCCAAAACCTCAAACATGTTTCTCTGAAACCTTGTCAAGCTCAAAATCCAAAAGGTCCGAAACAGTTCGAAGAAAATTAACTTCACTACTTCCAGGATGCTTTGTTTTGCAAGCTTTTTGAAGAATCTTCTCAATCACTGATTCTTTATTGAGTGTTTCTCTGCATAGAATGCGGCCTATGGCGTAAGGGGACAGTCCTTTCGCTGCACCTTTTTTCAGAAGCATGGTAGAGATACGAAGAGTGCGTGCACACTTGTGCGAAAGGTCCCACCCATTTGAGCTTAGTAATGCTATGTCTTGCTCTGCGTCTAGCGATTGGATGTAGTCTTGGGTCTCACGCGAGTATGGTTCACGGGCTTGTGGCCAGTAAAGCCAGTCGAATGTGCAATCTTCAAACTGTAAAGAGTATGAAAACATGCACGTTAGCAAAATGTTTGTATATCGTTTTAATATGGCCGGCAGTAAATAACACAGAATTACGGTGTGTTTGATTACTTAATAGAATGGTTTAGCGTTGAATGCTGAATCATTCAACATTCagcgcgtttgtttctgacctctgaatgacatatagtGCTCTTAACACCTATATTTTGTGCAATATCATtctttaaattatattaataacactTATTACACAATTATGATGTTTTTTGTTAATGCAAAAGGTTGATAAGGTACTTTTACATCGTTCACATTGTTCATTCAAACTTATTAAACGGGTTATTTGTCGTTCAGAATCAAATCATTCAAGAacatttgaatcattcagattatgaaccatttGGCGCTAAGTATTTCAGTTTTATCACACACATTTTTTGAAAGTGAAACGTGAAACTTTGTACATTATGAATAAAAGGGGATGTTAGTTCTTACGGTTTCAGGCAAACAGTAACCGTGGTCAATAGGGATAAGTAGAACACGGTCACACTCTCGGTTCATCAAAATGTTACCGGCATGCCTATCAGCATTAGCGGTTCGTATATCAAAAACTGTGATCTTATGAACCTCCTCAACCGGAAAATCTCTAGGACCCATATCCTCACAACTTCCACAGTTCTTCATAAACATCTGCAACGATCCAATCTTAACGTTTTCTGGTCCACCATCATACCCTTTCGGGTGATTAAACTCTCCGTTTAAACACTTTCCCATAATAGTCGGCGGTACACCTGCAAAACCCATTTCCGCATCATCAGATACTCGTCGTCCACTTCTCGGGTGATCTAATAGATACGCTGCAACCTCGCGCAATGCACCTTCGCCTACTTTCGTCCCCCGTTTTAACCCTTCGCCATTTAACGATACGGGTAGCCCTTGAGGATTATTAACCGCCATCGGTTCTTCATCTATCGGCTTAAAAACCGCAACGTACCTGTTCCCCGACGGATGCTGCATGAAGTAAGTTCCACCCGTGCCCTCTGATGACCTAATCGGTTTTCTTCCTTTTATTAGACCTTCAGATGCGGAATCTAGCATACTTCGTATCGTAGGAGACAACTTTAAACCTCGATTCGCAACAATCGGTTGCAACGGAGAGTAAATATCCGGTGGTTTCTTCGAATTGATAAAATTTTCACCGTCTTTTTCGGGATATTTTTGGTCTAATTGTGCTGATTTTTGAACAACCAAATGAATCACGGTATCATGATTCTTACAAATATCATCAATCAACCTATGATCATCAAGCTTCTCACCATAACACAAAATCTTATGATCTTCAACATTAATAAATCCAATTCGTTTAGCTTTTTCCGAAACAAGTTGTTTCAAATACCTCACATTTCGAAACCTATCAACCTCAAATTCGAATAGTTTTCCAATAACGGTTTCAACGGTGATCACAAGTACATCCGAAACCCTAAGAATTAGATGAAGAACATCACCACTTGAAACACCATAATCTTTAACAAGAcaattatttcttgataattctctCCCTCCAAAAACTAACTTTTGTTTCTTCATTACAAACCCTTTACATGTTTGAATCCTTAGTTTAACAGTGGCGATTGAATCCGATTCCATAATTCTCATCGGAATTAAAGAACCGGAAACGGTTAGGTAAATCACAATCGATTCGCTGCTCCTCGAACAGCCACTGCTACACTTTTTATGAATCGGACTCATCGCTACGTCTGCTGCTGACATTTTATGAATTTTATCACCAACTTTGttctgtttttctttttctttttttcttttttttcagttaattaataatattattttgttacatatatatttaaacaaTCCAAATGGAGAATTGCTAGATGATGTTGTAATCTCCAAGCGATCGATAGGTAACCAATTCGATAACTGTAAATTTCTAATTCAGAAACACAAAAGAGCAAAACTTGAATGCCCTTTTGATAAAAAGACCCCAAATAACCTCAAATCAAAATGGTCGTAACTCGAAATTTTGATCTTTTTGAATCTTGAAGCAGATATGATCAGAATATAAAGATTCAATAGCAAACGATCGAAGTAAAATATAAAGATTCAATAGCAAACGATCGAAGTAACCGAGAGGATTGGGGATATCATCAATGGGGAATACATTTGATAAAATTGTGGTGTTTCTGAAGGTGGAAACCTTTTTCCCAAATGTATGGATTCTTACCTGATCTAGAAAGAATCAAAAGCCAAATTGGATAAAATGTTCAACTTATATAGATCGATAGAACGGATTAACTAACGATGAATATTTCACAGATTTTATAAAATCGTTACTGAAAATAGAAATGTGTTTATTATCAGGTAGAGAGACAAAGGGAGGGATTATAGCCGTTAAATTTGGCTTTTGTTTCAGCCTCTCATGTCAATGTTAAGAAAAAAGATTTAATTTTTATGTTTTTTTAACAGCAGTACGAGATCATACAGGGggcttaaccacccacgcgttcatctcccacgGTTGCATAACTCGCCCCAACTCCTGTCCAGAAAGAAATCCGACCAAATTCGAGGGCAAGTGCGGTAAAAACCCCTCCCCCACTGCCCATGAGCTAAGGTAAAATAGAATTTTTATGTACTCATCTAGTCTTAATTTCAACCTTCCTAGGAAATGCATTTCATGCAATTTTAAGAATCATGAATTTGAATATTAACTACAACAGATTCTTCAGTTGGATTTGACAGCTTATTGTCGATACTTGAAGTAGATGACCCTTCAAAAGGATAGTTACATGTTTATGTAATTCAACCAAAAAGGCCAATTAATGTAATTATCTCCATACAAATGATGATTGATATATGTGACATTTCTACAACATGGTGTTTATATAACTAAGCTTGTTAACTCAAACATTTAGATACTATAGCTCTTCGTGTTCACTTTTTTCAAAGCTAAAATCAAAAGATATATAGAACTAATACTTCCTTTTCCTTACTACGAAGGTGGACGATCTGATGACATCATCATCCATGTTCAAAGTCCTCTCCAAAACCTCCAAAGATTCGGGTTTTGTGAAAAAAGTAAACAAGAGATAGATACCGTCTAAATAAGTATTGGTCTCACCAGCTTTGTTTTTTTTCTTGATGCTGTAAGCAAGAGGGATGACACCCCTATTGAATACCTCCACATACATGCCACCTCCAGCAACAAGCAACTGTTCAAAAAATGTATAATatgattaattatttaattaatttagccaCTAGATGGAACTAATAATTCAAGATTTATAAATCCCATTTCACTTTATATGCCATACATCAGAAAGCATTAAACTTTTAAAGCAAAACCtatttgatatataattatttatttaaagttgatGTTTATGGTCTAAAAAAAGTTTAGAAACTTGGTCTTTAGTTACTTATATATCTTAATGACTGTGCACTTCCACCCAACTGAACTTTGTCGAGATGCATAATAGTTTATCTAATAGCCAGAATCAGTTTAAGTTAGAGGTACCGATTTCAGCCGGTTTTGCTTCAAAATGGATTAGTTTGGGTCATACTTTACCTTGAAAATGGGCCAACTTTAGAAACCTACCTAAAAAGAAAACAGGATATACAGTATGAGCAGCTCAAACTGGTTGGAAGTCAACCAAAGTGTTATCTAATAGATTCAACATCCAAAATCGAATTattcaaaaatatcatacacaactTTGATATAAATTTTCTATATTCATATTCAGTAcgataaatatttaataaattagAGTGGAAAATAAAGTTGATGGGTCACCCACCCTCATGGTAACTACAAATTCTGACCCATTTCAAAACCTACCCAAACTGCCAATTTGTCTACATCTAGTTACTTCAAATGATACTGCGGAAGTAACTACCTATTGCCAGCAAAATAGACAGGATCTCAGCAAACAGATGTCACATAACCATAACCATACAAGTTGAAAGAAGGAACATTGATGCTATTATTTGGCTGTATCTGttataaaaataactaaataagacTCATAACATTAATCAAAGATGACTCAAATATATGCATTAAGATTatgcctggcaaacgggtcaggttgggtaacgggtcaaaatgattttgggttgaaatgggtcataggtcaaacgggtcaatttttaaacgggtcaaaatggttcaggttgggttggtttgggtaacgggtcgaaacgggtcacacgtcaattgggtcaaatgggtcaaacgggTTACATCActtttttttacatttattacattattttagttattattattaattaaatatacataagaaacattaatatacataataaatgatataaacatgaatgctttataaatttttgacggatgaaactttttatgcttgacccatttgacccattcacaaaaccCATTAGACCTATTTCTATTTATTGATCTTTGAGTATTGATACCTATTAGACCCGTTCATTCATTTTTTGTATAGGACTCAATAGGTTGGAGAGAAACTCATTTGAatctttttttaagttttgatttacattgttaggcttaatttttctcaagacccaattgacccgaaagcttgacccatttgaccagaaTTTGAGTGTTTGGGTCTCAATTGCCAGGCATAAttaagatgcataaaattaaaataccCATGAAAGAGAAAAAACATCTCATATGAACAAAATCTCAACAACTTCTTACATACAACTTATAGGTGACAATTTTGACGATTATTGTATGGGTTGATTCAGGTATTGTTATATCTATCATGGGTAAACTGGATTTACATGAAAGTACTTTATTGAAAGTTAATGGGTTAAATGGGTTGAACAGATAGAAAGTTGTCCATAACTTATTTTAAGTACGTACAACTTCTAAAATCATTTTAATCAACAAAGTAGAAAACTGTTGTGTAATATAGTTTACATTATCACATTTAACATACTGTTTTCTTATATGTAAAAATTCAACTTCGAAAGAATACGTGTTTCGGATCAACCTGACCCGACCAACACGTCCCACCCATCACACCATCTTTTCATCCAACTGAATGCATCAGAGATAAATGCATAACTCAAAGATGTTTTTACAATTATTGCATACTCCCCCTTCTATTTAAACTACCTAGCAAATCCTAGACTACCTATAAGCATTTTTACCCAGTCTTTTGTATATCTTTCATCTTCAGTTATCAGACAATAAGCATCCAGCATAAAACTGAAACAAATAACTTTTCTAACTTTGCTCCTTCATTTCATGATAGTAGACACGTACATACCCATCTTTTAGAACTTTCTAACAATACATTTACCCTCTATGCTACATTGAAGGGCATTCAAAAATAGCTTTTCCATTTTCATATAATCCCCTAATTATATAAGCTACCAGAATACTCATGATTAGCATGATGCTAATATAGATAGGTAAAAAGTACTTGACAGCATCCAATTTTTTCCCATTTACTTAGGAACGGGTTAAAATCtttaatgggtcaaatgggtttaAAAAATGCAAAAAAGATCACACTGATTATGTATCTAATAATAAATGACAATAATGTGTTTTGGGCCAACTAATAAATTTACCCAAACTCCTTTGACCCATTACCCATACCTATTCGGCCCGCCTATTTCGCCACCTTTAGTAAGAAGAACAAGGCCAAAAGAGAGGCCGAGTTGTGAAGCCCAACTGAAGGCAGGATGACCCGTAAGAAAATATGCTTAATTGCCCAACTAAGGCAAATAGGCTTGAAGGCACAAAAGACATAGGAGAACAATAAACCAGTGTTGTCTTCAGCAAAATTTATGACCAATCTCAAAAATACAGAACTCTGCATCTTAATGATACATGACAATTTATTAGCTTTATAAGCTAAGCAATAATATGAGACTTTAGTACCATTAGAATGCAGAGCTACACTGCTATTGCACTTGGAAACAAGTTATAACAAGATTTAATAACTCGAAAGGAGAACTATTCTCTCTTTATCAGGGCAAGTAACATAATATGCAAAAGAGAAACAAAACAAATATCTCATAAGAAACAATTTCTGACCAAAACTTTGACTACCTACACTTTGAATCTTGATCATGGTAGTCCTGTATCAAAATCCCTCACTTTAACTAATATATAATTTTACATTTTTAAGTATAAATAGAAGATATATATTCCCTCATTTTATTTGAAAGATTCAACCATAAATTCACTAGTCTATACAATTTAAACTTATAGCATTTGGGCAATTGATTTATTTCTAGACTACAGTTATCATCATAAAGTTGTATGCCTAACTAACCAACGCAGTAAAAGCAGATAAATTTCACCTAATTCACATTAGCAATAGTCAAAATGTGAACTTTTTCACCCTAAAACTTGAAAAAACCTAAATCACATACATGAAACTATACTTACAAAataatttacaaaaataataatattaatatataaaagtaataatgcATACGTACCTCTTCATATTTCTGGGTAAGAGAGAGTCTTTCATCTTCAGACATATCAGGTCTTAAAACAGCCATGGTTTCATACTGTCTCAAACCGGGTGGGCATTGGGGCTCCTCTTTCTCTTCCATAGCAGTAGCAACCGACCCGGATGAATTGCTGATGTCATCTTCACCTCCTAACCCTCCTTCAAAGAATGTACCTGAGAAATCAAGAGTTTGGGCTTTGATTGATATGGGGGTTCTTGCAATTTGAtgatggaaatgaaatgaagttgGGATTTTGTTGTTTGGGAATGGGGTTAGGGTTTTAAGTAAAGGTGATGATGTGAGTAAAGAAGATAATGATGAAGCCATTGTTGGGTGTTTGAAAGTTTTGAATAAGGTTGTTTGGAAGAGATGATAGAAGTAGATAAGAGGTGTGTTTGGATGACCCAGTTGCCCGTATTCGGAGCTTGTCATTTGGATCCGGAACCGGAAGTttggtcttttttttttttattaagacATGATTGTTGAAATAGTTGGTTTGTATCAAAATGTTTATTTAGTTCATGTGATTTTGTTTGATTCATTTAGTCCTCGTGGTATGCAAAAATTAATTCATTGGTTTGTATCAAAACTAGTTTAATACTCGCAATCTTGCGGATTTTAATATAACACTATTTTTTGAGATCGTTATTATGATAACATATGGATGGATAGATAAGTAAGTAAAAGCtatatataaaaacacattttcaaatatatatcgtTATATGATCTTGGGTCGATTTAGTTGTAGTTTCTATTGAGTTCAAACAATATAAATTTGAGCCTTTTTTGGTGGTTTGTTATTTAAATATGTTGTGTAATATTTTTCATGTACAAAGAATAAACATAAAGAAAATTTGATGTTAATAAACCTATTATATCAGTCCGGTCCAATAGTGACAACAACGGACCTAATTAAAATCGGCCCATAACACAATATTTATGTATTGATTCAAATAAGCGGTTGGTCGACCGCGCGCTGCTGCGGTGACCAACTTTTTTTATTCAATGGCTGTCTACAGAGAGATGTTATATGATTTATAGCATTGTACACATTACTAAACATTATTATCACTTGGCGACAAATTGCGCAGAAAGTTGCTCTTTGAAAGACGATGATGGTGATGTACATTACGAAAGTTAAACAATCAcaaatcatagtatcatattatcaTACTATATTCATTATAACGCCTAATATATCTGAAACAtacatatcattattatcaatcgTCACCACTATTGTTTTAGTTATATTGACTCTTTGACTTCATATGATTCGAGTCTCTGTATTAAAGACGGAAACCTGCTGAAAACTGAGCCTCCAAACTCGGTTTTAGTTAAATTTTGTTCCTGTATGTATGTCAGATTTTGTACGACGGGGAATATGATGGGGCTTTTGGCATTATTG includes these proteins:
- the LOC139853363 gene encoding phosphatidylinositol 4-kinase gamma 2-like, whose amino-acid sequence is MSAADVAMSPIHKKCSSGCSRSSESIVIYLTVSGSLIPMRIMESDSIATVKLRIQTCKGFVMKKQKLVFGGRELSRNNCLVKDYGVSSGDVLHLILRVSDVLVITVETVIGKLFEFEVDRFRNVRYLKQLVSEKAKRIGFINVEDHKILCYGEKLDDHRLIDDICKNHDTVIHLVVQKSAQLDQKYPEKDGENFINSKKPPDIYSPLQPIVANRGLKLSPTIRSMLDSASEGLIKGRKPIRSSEGTGGTYFMQHPSGNRYVAVFKPIDEEPMAVNNPQGLPVSLNGEGLKRGTKVGEGALREVAAYLLDHPRSGRRVSDDAEMGFAGVPPTIMGKCLNGEFNHPKGYDGGPENVKIGSLQMFMKNCGSCEDMGPRDFPVEEVHKITVFDIRTANADRHAGNILMNRECDRVLLIPIDHGYCLPETFEDCTFDWLYWPQAREPYSRETQDYIQSLDAEQDIALLSSNGWDLSHKCARTLRISTMLLKKGAAKGLSPYAIGRILCRETLNKESVIEKILQKACKTKHPGSSEVNFLRTVSDLLDFELDKVSEKHV
- the LOC139852860 gene encoding small ribosomal subunit protein bS6c-like, which produces MASSLSSLLTSSPLLKTLTPFPNNKIPTSFHFHHQIARTPISIKAQTLDFSGTFFEGGLGGEDDISNSSGSVATAMEEKEEPQCPPGLRQYETMAVLRPDMSEDERLSLTQKYEELLVAGGGMYVEVFNRGVIPLAYSIKKKNKAGETNTYLDGIYLLFTFFTKPESLEVLERTLNMDDDVIRSSTFVVRKRKY